A stretch of the Cucurbita pepo subsp. pepo cultivar mu-cu-16 chromosome LG16, ASM280686v2, whole genome shotgun sequence genome encodes the following:
- the LOC111777592 gene encoding probable folate-biopterin transporter 7: MSESNANNPIRKVLGLGYWVQGFRCFPWMAVNFFLKDGLNVDPSTLQLLQNSANLPMVAKPLYGILSDAVYISGQHRIPYIAIGALLQAVSWIPIATMSPSSISVFTISIYLLLSNLGASIAEVANDAIVAEAGKQPTSSKNSRASSSGELQAFVWVASSAGGILGNLLGGIGIDRFSPQEMFLFFGLLLLLQFLLTIIVRERSLNLPQSSTSAGIKKQLSQLFVVLKRPEIVYSITWFAASYSIIPALTGTMFFYQTEYLKIESSVLGISKVIGQAALLLWGVIYNRHLKSIPSRKLISSIQVLMAVFMISDMLFVKGVYREMGVPDFIYVVLFSGLSEVLLFFKILPFSVLIAQLCPPGCEGSLMAFVMSAIALAFIVSGCLGVALASYVGVTANEFSGLPNGLIIQAVCTVLPLSCSWCIPDDVKAKGRDKDSKKQQ, encoded by the exons ATGTCCGAATCCAATGCTAATAATCCGATCCGGAAGGTTCTCGGATTGGGATATTGGGTTCAGGGTTTCCGTTGCTTCCCATGGATGGCGGTTAACTTCTTCCTCAAGGACGGCCTCAATGTAGATCCTTCTACTCTTCAACTTCTTCAAAACTCCGCTAATCTTCCTATGGTCGCGAAGCCTCTGTACGGGATTCTCTCTGACGCCGTTTATATTTCCGGCCAACATCGGATCCCTTACATCGCCATTGGAG CTCTCCTACAAGCAGTATCATGGATACCCATAGCAACTATGTCACCCTCAAGTATTTCAGTTTTCACGATCAGCATATATCTTCTCCTTAGCAACCTCGGTGCTTCAATAGCGGAGGTCGCTAACGATGCTATCGTTGCAGAGGCAGGAAAGCAGCCCACTTCTTCCAAGAATTCTCGAGCATCTTCATCAGGTGAGCTACAAGCATTTGTTTGGGTAGCATCCTCTGCTGGTGGGATTCTTGGAAATCTTCTCGGAGGCATCGGTATCGATAGGTTTTCGCCTCAAGAAATGTTCCTATTCTTTggtcttcttcttttgcttcaGTTTTTATTAACCATCATCGTTCGTGAACGCTCTCTTAATCTCCCTCAGAGCTCAACCAGTGCTGGTATCAAGAAACAGCTCTCACAACTTTTCGTCGTGCTAAAAAGACCCGAAATTGTGTATTCCATAACATGGTTTGCTGCATCTTACAGCATAATACCTGCATTGACTGGCACCATGTTTTTTTATCAGACAGAGTATTTGAAAATTGAGTCATCTGTTTTGGGCATCTCTAAAGTTATTGGCCAAGCAGCCCTGCTATTATGGGGTGTAATTTACAATCGTCATCTGAAGTCGATCCCGTCTAGGAAACTTATATCAAGTATCCAGGTTTTGATGGCGGTGTTCATGATCTCGGACATGCTGTTCGTGAAGGGAGTGTATCGAGAAATGGGCGTGCCAGACTTCATATatgttgttttgttctctGGTCTTTCAGAGGTTCTGTTGTTCTTCAAGATCTTGCCATTCAGTGTTCTGATAGCTCAGCTTTGCCCACCAGGATGTGAGGGCTCTCTCATGGCTTTTGTAATGTCAGCCATCGCCCTCGCGTTCATAGTGAGCGGATGTCTCGGTGTAGCGCTTGCGTCTTACGTTGGCGTCACAGCAAATGAGTTTTCTGGGCTCCCTAATGGTCTAATAATACAGGCAGTGTGCACTGTTCTGCCATTGTCATGTTCATGGTGCATCCCTGATGATGTCAAAGCCAAAGGTAGAGATAAAGACTCCAAAAAGCAGCAGTAG
- the LOC111777531 gene encoding uncharacterized protein LOC111777531: MVNKSQAFSWSRLLLNQVVHQNPIKTPLHISRKISPLQRFPFEETPKTPATRCYSTASARVVQDLLAEVEKEKQREREQRRRAGLDTKDIDDEDREDYMGVGPLIEKLEKEKLKDTGNLNAYEEATDSDSDEDDERFSSESVKKRFDEFERKFKRHEELLKHFTETDNIDDAFKWMSKIDKFEQKHFWLRPEYRVIGELMNRLKVADGKEKFILQQKLNRAMRLVEWKEAYDPNNPANYGVIQHEQVGPSVDLMEQSGFEKEKQIIQGVDDDDEEEFDDMKERDDILLEKLNAIDKKLEEKLAELDHTFGKKGKVLEEEIRDLAEERNSLTEKKRRPLYRKGFDVKLIDVNRTCKVTKGGQVVKYTALLACGNYHGIVGYAKAKGPAVPIALQKAYEKCFQNLHYVERHEEHTIAHAVQTEYKKTKVYLWPASTTTGMKAGKTVQTVLNLAGFKNVKSKVVGSRNPHNTLKALFKALNAIETPKDIQEKFGRTVVEKYLL, from the exons ATGGTGAACAAATCGCAAGCATTTTCTTGGTCGCGTCTCCTTCTCAACCAGGTCGTGCACCAAAACCCCATCAAAACCCCTCTTCACATTTCCCGGAAAATCTCCCCTCTCCAACGCTTTCCGTTTGAGGAAACACCGAAGACTCCGGCGACGCGGTGTTACTCAACTGCTTCAGCCAGAGTAGTGCAAGATCTTCTCGCTGAAGTGGAGAAGGAGAAGCAGAGAGAAAGGGAGCAGAGGAGAAGGGCTGGTCTTGATACCAAGGATATTGACGATGAAGATAGGGAGGATTATATGGGTGTTGGGCCATTGATAGAGAAGCTCGAGAAGGAAAAGTTAAAGGACACCGGGAACTTGAACGCCTATGAAGAAGCTACTGATTCTGATAGTGATGAAGACGATGAAAGATTTAGTTCTGAATCCGTCAAAAAGAGGTTTGATGAATTTGAGAGGAAATTCAAAAGACACGAGGAATTGCTCAAGCACTTCACTGAGACTG ACAACATCGATGACGCCTTCAAATGGATGAGTAAGATCGACAAGTTTGAGCAAAAACACTTCTGGCTTCGTCCTGAATATCGGGTAATTGGTGAATTAATGAACCGCTTGAAAGTGGCGGATGGCAAGGAGAAGTTCATTCTTCAGCAAAAGTTAAATAGGGCTATGAGACTAGTGGAGTGGAAGGAAGCTTATGACCCAAATAATCCTGCAAACTATGGAGTCATTCAACACGAACAAGTAGGTCCGTCGGTTGATCTCATGGAGCAATCAGGATTTGAAAAAGAGAAGCAAATCATACAAGgggttgatgatgatgatgaggaaGAGTTTGATGACATGAAAGAAAGGGATGATATACTACTGGAGAAGCTAAATGCTATAGATAAGAAACTTGAAGAGAAGCTGGCAGAGCTGGATCATACCTttggaaagaaaggaaaggttcttgaagaagaaatccGAGATCTCGCAGAGGAGAGAAATTCTTTAACTGAGAAGAAACGAAGGCCTCTTTATCGAAAA GGTTTCGATGTGAAATTAATTGATGTGAACAGAACCTGTAAAGTTACGAAG GGTGGGCAAGTTGTCAAATACACTGCTCTCTTAGCTTGTGGGAACTATCATGGCATTGTTGGTTATGCAAAAGCCAAAGGACCTGCAGTACCAATTGCTCTACAAAAG GCATATGAGAAATGTTTCCAAAATCTTCATTATGTGGAACGCCATGAGGAGCACACAATTGCACATGCAGTACAGACGGAgtacaagaaaacaaag GTATATCTTTGGCCAGCATCAACTACCACAGGCATGAAAGCAGGGAAAACTGTTCAAACTGTTCTGAATCTGGCtggttttaaaaatgtcaaatctaag GTTGTTGGCTCAAGGAACCCCCACAACACTCTGAAGGCCCTCTTCAAAGCTCTGAACGCA ATCGAGACTCCGAAAGATATTCAAGAAAAGTTCGGACGGACTGTTGTCGAGAAGTACTTGCTATGA
- the LOC111777778 gene encoding cytochrome P450 89A2-like has product METTSLPILIITIISILTIFMLIRHARSFNNLPPGPSPLPFLGNIFLLRKHSSSFSSLIHTLHAHYGPIFTLHFGSRPVIFIAAHSIAHQALNHNGAALAGRPPASTTTKILYSNQITIFNAFHGPNWNLLRRNLVSEILHPSRLKLHSDTRRWSLHLLVSRLKSHSQGGATAVRLVDHFWPTMMELSVFMCFGLKIDEDRIKALADLLHRVLLYSSSENKLNQYPLKLGKFLCPNLWKELSTLRNEIETAIIPLIKSRFHERQSEIEQKNNELESESETKSEQISPYLDTLINLHLPEENRKLEEGEIISLCVEFLNGIVHSTVVVMEWAMANIVKYPEIQEKLYREMNEAMDGASTKDYIREGDVKKMPYLKAVIMETLRRHPPGHLALPHTVTEEVVLDGRFVVPEKTTVHLAVAEMARNEEVWEEAMEFRPERFLRNEEEEAEGREETKLMPYGGGRRMCPGAAISMLHLQYFVGNLVWVFKWDEEGEVDLEEKLEVSIVMKTPLQARISTR; this is encoded by the coding sequence ATGGAAACTACATCTCTTCCAATTCTCATCATAACCATCATCTCCATCCTCACAATCTTCATGCTCATCCGCCATGCCCGCTCCTTCAACAACCTTCCACCAGGGCCATCCCCTCTCCCATTTCTGGGCAACATCTTCCTCCTCCGGAAACACTCCTCATCATTCTCATCGCTCATTCACACCCTCCATGCTCACTATGGCCCCATCTTCACACTCCACTTCGGCTCCCGCCCTGTCATCTTCATCGCCGCCCATTCCATCGCCCACCAAGCTCTCAACCACAACGGCGCTGCACTCGCTGGCCGCCCCCCTGCCTCCACCACTACTAAGATCCTCTACAGCAACCAAATCACCATCTTCAACGCCTTCCACGGCCCCAACTGGAACCTCCTCCGTCGTAACCTCGTCTCTGAAATCCTCCACCCCTCTCGCCTGAAACTCCACTCCGACACCCGCCGGTGGAGCCTGCACTTGCTAGTCTCTCGCCTGAAATCGCACTCCCAGGGCGGCGCCACTGCCGTTCGCCTTGTCGACCATTTCTGGCCGACTATGATGGAGTTATCAGTGTTCATGTGCTTTGGATTGAAGATCGACGAGGATCGAATCAAAGCCCTAGCCGATCTCCTCCATCGCGTTCTGTTGTACTCCAGTAGCGAAAACAAACTCAATCAGTATCCATTAAAATTAGGGAAATTCCTCTGCCCTAATCTCTGGAAGGAACTCTCAACACTTCGAAACGAAATCGAAACTGCAATAATTCCTCTAATTAAATCCAGATTCCACGAAAGACAAAGCGAAATCGAACAAAAGAACAACGAATtagaatcagaatcagaaacaaaatcaGAACAGATTTCGCCCTATCTCGACACATTGATAAACCTACACCTCCCAGAAGAGAATCGGAAGCTCGAAGAAGGTGAAATCATCAGCCTATGCGTGGAATTTCTCAACGGAATCGTCCATTCCACAGTAGTGGTGATGGAATGGGCAATGGCAAACATCGTAAAATATCCAGAAATCCAAGAGAAACTATATAGAGAGATGAATGAGGCGATGGATGGAGCATCAACGAAAGACTACATAAGAGAGGGGGATGTGAAGAAGATGCCGTACCTGAAGGCAGTGATAATGGAGACCTTGAGGAGGCATCCGCCAGGGCATTTGGCACTACCACATACAGTGACAGAGGAGGTGGTATTGGACGGGAGATTCGTGGTGCCGGAGAAAACGACAGTGCATCTAGCGGTGGCGGAGATGGCGAGGAACGAGGAGGTATGGGAGGAGGCGATGGAGTTCAGGCCGGAGAGATTCTTGAGAAACGAGGAAGAGGAAGCGGAAGGTAGAGAAGAGACTAAGTTGATGCCATATGGGGGAGGGAGAAGAATGTGCCCAGGAGCTGCGATTTCGATGCTTCATTTGCAGTATTTTGTGGGGAATTTGGTGTGGGTGTTCAAATGGGACGAGGAGGGTGAAGTTGATCTAGAGGAAAAGCTTGAGGTTTCGATCGTCATGAAGACGCCGCTGCAGGCTCGCATTTCCACTCGCTAA
- the LOC111776948 gene encoding growth-regulating factor 3-like — MNNSGGGGEDGSRTVAATASGMMGMNRSPFTVLQWQELEHQALIFKYMMAGLPVPPDLVLPIQRSFESISHRFFHHPTMAYCSFYGKKVDPEPGRCRRTDGKKWRCSKDAYPNSKYCERHMHRGRNRSRKPVESQTMTQSSSTATSLTATGSSSTGAGSFHGLPLNALSNSEATTTRTSQPDYPLDSIPYGIPSKDYRYLQGLRPEAGVHSFFSEASGSSRAVQMDAPMDNTWPIMPSRSPSFPASKSTENSIFQSGYLQHSFFGGEYPSGETLKQEAQSLQPLFDEWPRTRESWTGLDERSNQTSFSTTQLSISIPMSSSDLSTTSSKSPHG; from the exons ATGAACAAcagtggcggtggcggtgagGATGGGAGTAGGACAGTAGCAGCAACAGCAAGTGGAATGATGGGGATGAATAGGTCACCTTTCACAGTGTTACAGTGGCAGGAGCTGGAGCATCAGGCTCTGATCTTCAAGTATATGATGGCAGGTCTGCCTGTTCCACCGGATCTTGTACTCCCTATTCAGAGGAGTTTCGAGTCCATTTCTCATAGGTTCTTCCATCATCCCACCA TGGCTTATTGTTCATTCTATGGGAAGAAGGTGGACCCAGAGCCTGGAAGATGCAGGAGAACTGATGGAAAGAAATGGAGATGCTCCAAAGATGCATATCCAAACTCCAAATACTGTGAGCGCCATATGCACCGTGGCCGAAACCGTTCAAGAAAGCCTGtggaatctcaaacaatgacACAATCGTCGTCCACTGCGACATCTCTTACCGCTACTGGAAGCAGTAGCACCGGAGCTGGAAGCTTCCATGGTCTTCCATTGAATGCCTTAAGCAACTCCGAGGCGACTACAACTAGAACCAGCCAGCCTGATTATCCTTTGGACTCCATTCCATATGGAATACCAAGCAAAGATTATAG GTATCTTCAAGGGCTTAGACCTGAGGCTGGAGTGCATAGTTTCTTTTCTGAGGCATCAGGAAGCAGCAGGGCTGTTCAAATGGATGCACCAATGGACAACACATGGCCAATAATGCCATCTCGATCACCGTCTTTCCCGGCATCAAAATCGACTGAAAACTCCATCTTCCAAAGTGGATATCTGCAGCATTCGTTCTTCGGTGGCGAATATCCATCTGGGGAAACTCTGAAACAAGAAGCTCAATCGCTTCAACCGCTCTTCGACGAATGGCCGAGAACTAGGGAGTCATGGACTGGACTCGACGAAAGATCCAATCAAACTTCCTTCTCCACAACACAGCTCTCCATATCAATTCCAATGTCTTCATCCGACTTGTCGACCACAAGCTCGAAATCTCCTCATGGTTAG